A part of Sugiyamaella lignohabitans strain CBS 10342 chromosome D, complete sequence genomic DNA contains:
- the SMF2 gene encoding divalent metal ion transporter SMF2 (Divalent metal ion transporter involved in manganese homeostasis; has broad specificity for di-valent and tri-valent metals; post-translationally regulated by levels of metal ions; member of the Nramp family of metal transport proteins; GO_component: GO:0016023 - cytoplasmic membrane-bounded vesicle [Evidence IDA] [PMID 11027260]; GO_component: GO:0016021 - integral component of membrane [Evidence IEA]; GO_component: GO:0016021 - integral component of membrane [Evidence ISM] [PMID 12192589]; GO_component: GO:0016020 - membrane [Evidence IEA,IEA]; GO_component: GO:0005739 - mitochondrion [Evidence IDA] [PMID 14576278]; GO_component: GO:0005739 - mitochondrion [Evidence IDA] [PMID 16823961]; GO_component: GO:0005774 - vacuolar membrane [Evidence IEA]; GO_component: GO:0005773 - vacuole [Evidence IEA]; GO_function: GO:0022890 - inorganic cation transmembrane transporter activity [Evidence IDA] [PMID 10574989]; GO_function: GO:0046872 - metal ion binding [Evidence IEA]; GO_function: GO:0005215 - transporter activity [Evidence IEA]; GO_process: GO:0006877 - cellular cobalt ion homeostasis [Evidence IGI] [PMID 9115231]; GO_process: GO:0030026 - cellular manganese ion homeostasis [Evidence IMP] [PMID 11602606]; GO_process: GO:0006824 - cobalt ion transport [Evidence IGI] [PMID 9115231]; GO_process: GO:0006828 - manganese ion transport [Evidence IMP] [PMID 11602606]; GO_process: GO:0006810 - transport [Evidence IEA,IEA]): MNCPTRDTEPAGRIGHNQNPPLFNNDTNTRRSFDKDQDRTCGGNDMNLDSTQDAGGGGPDFTLLQKRDGDLTNDGIAHGSGGVVNGDGSDATRRDVNDSLNTTTTSTTLSAAISSGSSTGSSGDFSTGSSTAPSTSLTKTSTHSVKGSTTASIAGSTNSINGSTDSINSSIDSSTANSTTSISGSTTPLTSNHATSSTTTKLFASSYPTDSRSVSSVRYTTSAGAVRNATTEPTTTVHGTPNSSLVTPAIVAAAPRSGSDDSETLASPASLASSSRLLESAPILYTSLDPPANYRPDAPDDPNPKYLSLNRGLVLAKGPDSGLLQSALSNTPQNIVDNNSVAVKKVRFNTKPPEEFSHSFDFDTSQDDGEYGNESIDEDEDDFDSTDLDPRASQYSANIPLLQQIDNIRRLREQGQVDTNSISNLNSQFGSRSKPRTLHSTHTVTSDMTPSTSADTPSPASRRRNSYLKPSAPISSYGTSTTEQLDPPGGPSLSDPNRNTTMPGGPDLGTTAESNIDRRGSSGTANSTGSGRSYSPSSSSILNSSMSFKEKIDYIITHSRKVAFKYARFIGPGIMVSVAYLDPGNYSTAVTAGAMYQYKHLFVILLSNVFAVFLQILCVKLGSVTGLDLAQNCREHLPRWLCIAIYILAEIAIIATDLAEVVGTAIALNILFNIPLAIGVLLTVLDVLIVLMAYRPNGPVKFVRYFEYLVSVLVFVVVLCFAVELMSIGPIGLGTVLKGFLPSPELVESDGLYMSCGILGATVMPHSLYLGSGLVQPRLREFDTKHGYFSDDSSSGTTPNIIQDIEDEIEEVLHASSASIYSSNSSWEASRYRPSIHAIKYAMNFSIAELVMSLFTVAIFVNSAILIVAAATLAHSPEAEDADLFSIYDMLWKYLGHFAAVIFALALLFSGQSAGIVCTLAGQMVSEGFLHWSFQPWIRRLITRAIAIAPCLLVALFVGRKGLADVLNASQVVLSLLLPFVSAPLLYFTQSKKIMSVRITDRTPVTTSGSDGYTAVETDETTVGTNSPAVAYLDMSNSKLTNGIAIFIFVFVSSLNAFLILSMALGADVKM; encoded by the coding sequence ATGAATTGTCCAACACGAGACACAGAGCCTGCTGGCAGGATAGGACACAACCAGAACCCTCCACTGTTCAACAACGACACCAACACGAGACGATCGTTTGACAAAGATCAAGACAGGACCTGTGGGGGAAATGATATGAACTTGGATTCCACTCAggatgctggtggtggtggaccTGATTTTACATTGCTACAGAAACGTGATGGTGATCTGACCAACGATGGAATCGCCCATGGCAGTGGAGGGGTAGTAAATGGAGACGGTAGCGATGCGACTCGACGCGATGTCAACGATTCGCTCaatactactactacttctactacccTTTCTGCTGCCATTTCTAGTGGTTCTTCCACTGGTTCTTCAGGTGATTTTTCCACTGGCTCTTCTACTGCCCCTTCAACTTCACTTACTAAGACCTCGACACATTCTGTTAAGGGCTCTACTACAGCTTCGATTGCTGGTTCTACGAATTCTATCAACGGTTCTACAGATTCGATTAATAGTTCTATTGATTCTTCTACTGCTAATTCAACAACTTCTATTAGTGGGTCTACTACACCACTTACATCAAATCATGCTACGTCATCTACAACTACAAAATTATTTGCTTCGTCGTATCCAACAGATTCTCGTTCAGTTTCCTCTGTCCGATATACGacttctgctggtgccgttAGAAATGCCACGACAGAACCAACCACTACGGTACATGGAACCCCTAACTCGAGTCTAGTCACCCCCGCAATTGTCGCAGCTGCTCCTAGATCTGGATCAGACGACTCTGAAACCCTCGCCTCACCCGCCTCACTCGCCTCATCATCACGTCTGCTAGAATCAGCTCCCATTCTGTACACGTCGCTCGACCCCCCTGCTAATTACCGCCCGGACGCACCCGACGATCCTAACCCTAAATATCTCTCACTAAATAGGGGATTAGTACTGGCAAAGGGTCCAGATTCGGGCTTACTACAGTCTGCATTATCCAACACCCCGCAAAACATAGTGGACAATAACTCAGTTGCTGTTAAAAAAGTTCGGTTCAATACCAAGCCTCCTGAAGAGTTTAGTCATtcgtttgattttgacacGAGCCAGGACGACGGCGAGTACGGCAACGAATCGAtagacgaagacgaagacgacttTGATAGCACTGATTTGGATCCAAGAGCCAGTCAGTATTCTGCCAATATCCCACTTCTCCAACagattgataatattagaCGTCTGAGGGAGCAAGGACAGGTTGACACTAATAGCATATCCAACCTCAACTCACAGTTTGGCTCAAGGTCTAAACCCCGAACTTTGCATTCTACTCACACAGTCACGTCAGATATGACACCATCCACATCTGCTGATACTCCGAGTCCTGccagtagaagaagaaacagctaTTTAAAACCTAGTGCTCCGATTAGTTCATACGGCACTTCTACTACTGAACAGCTCGATCCACCTGGTGGTCCGAGTCTGTCTGATCCCAACAGAAACACAACTATGCCAGGCGGACCCGATCTTGGCACCACTGCCGAGTCAAATATTGAtagaagaggcagcagtGGCACAGCTAATAGTACCGGTTCAGGACGATCATACTCtccatcttcgtcatctatTCTCAACAGTTCAATGTCgtttaaagaaaaaatcGACTATATTATTACACATTCGCGTAAAGTCGCGTTCAAGTATGCCCGATTCATTGGTCCGGGCATTATGGTCTCGGTAGCATACCTGGATCCAGGTAATTACTCGACTGCTGTGACGGCGGGTGCTATGTATCAGTACAAGCATTTGTTTGTGATTCTACTGTCAAATGTGTTTGCTGTGTTTCTGCAAATCCTCTGTGTAAAGCTCGGATCAGTCACGGGCCTCGACTTGGCTCAAAATTGCCGAGAACACCTTCCCAGATGGCTCTGTATAGCCATTTATATTTTGGCGGAAATCGCCATTATAGCCACTGATTTGGCCGAAGTAGTAGGTACTGCCATTGCCCTGAACATTTTATTTAACATTCCTCTGGCGATAGGCGTGCTTTTGACGGTTCTCGACGTTTTAATAGTACTCATGGCATATCGACCAAATGGTCCTGTCAAGTTTGTGCGTTACTTTGAATATCTGGTTTCTGTACTAGTATTTGTAGTGGTGCTATGTTTCGCAGTGGAACTCATGAGCATCGGGCCTATTGGCCTTGGTACAGTACTAAAGGGATTTTTACCATCTCCAGAGCTGGTAGAATCTGATGGTTTATACATGTCATGTGGTATTTTAGGAGCTACTGTTATGCCTCATAGTTTATATCTCGGATCAGGACTTGTTCAACCTAGACTCCGTGAGTTCGATACCAAGCATGGCTACTTCTCTGACGACTCTTCGAGCGGCACTACACCCAACATTATCCAGGACATTGAGGATGAGATTGAAGAAGTTCTTCACGCCTCTTCTGCATCGATCTATTCTAGCAACAGCTCGTGGGAGGCATCACGGTACCGACCCAGTATTCATGCTATTAAATATGCCATGAACTTCTCTATTGCAGAGCTCGTCATGTCGCTATTCACTGTCGCTATATTTGTCAACAGTGCGATTCTTATcgtggcagcagccacttTAGCCCACTCGCCAGAAGCCGAGGACGCCGATTTGTTCAGTATTTATGACATGCTTTGGAAATACCTCGGTCACTTTGCTGCAGTTATCTTTGCTCTTGCTCTGTTGTTTTCTGGCCAGTCGGCTGGTATCGTGTGTACCCTGGCAGGACAAATGGTTTCAGAAGGATTCCTACATTGGTCATTCCAACCGTGGATTAGACGACTCATTACACGTGCTATTGCTATAGCCCCATGTCTGCTGGTAGCATTGTTTGTAGGACGCAAAGGACTGGCTGATGTTCTCAACGCCAGTCAGGTGGTGCTCAGTTTACTACTCCCATTTGTATCAGCTCCATTGCTATACTTCACACAATCCAAAAAGATCATGAGCGTGCGCATCACCGACAGGACCCCCGTCACCACTTCTGGATCTGACGGGTATACAGCAGTTGAAACTGACGAAACTACTGTCGGCACGAACTCACCTGCTGTAGCTTACCTTGACATGAGCAACAGCAAACTCACGAACGGCATAGCCATCTttatcttcgtcttcgtgTCTTCGCTGAATGCTTTCCTAATCCTCTCCATGGCGCTGGGCGCCGACGTTAAAATGTAG
- the SSL1 gene encoding TFIIH/NER complex subunit SSL1 (Subunit of the core form of RNA polymerase transcription factor TFIIH; has both protein kinase and DNA-dependent ATPase/helicase activities; essential for transcription and nucleotide excision repair; interacts with Tfb4p; GO_component: GO:0000439 - core TFIIH complex [Evidence IEA]; GO_component: GO:0000439 - core TFIIH complex [Evidence IDA] [PMID 14500720]; GO_component: GO:0000439 - core TFIIH complex [Evidence IDA] [PMID 19818408]; GO_component: GO:0005675 - holo TFIIH complex [Evidence IDA] [PMID 19818408]; GO_component: GO:0000112 - nucleotide-excision repair factor 3 complex [Evidence IDA] [PMID 8855246]; GO_component: GO:0005634 - nucleus [Evidence IEA,IEA]; GO_function: GO:0000990 - core RNA polymerase binding transcription factor activity [Evidence IC] [PMID 19818408]; GO_function: GO:0046872 - metal ion binding [Evidence IEA,IEA]; GO_function: GO:0008270 - zinc ion binding [Evidence IEA]; GO_process: GO:0006281 - DNA repair [Evidence IEA,IEA]; GO_process: GO:0006974 - cellular response to DNA damage stimulus [Evidence IEA]; GO_process: GO:0006289 - nucleotide-excision repair [Evidence IEA]; GO_process: GO:0006289 - nucleotide-excision repair [Evidence IMP] [PMID 7891722]; GO_process: GO:0070816 - phosphorylation of RNA polymerase II C-terminal domain [Evidence IDA] [PMID 19450536]; GO_process: GO:0070816 - phosphorylation of RNA polymerase II C-terminal domain [Evidence IDA] [PMID 19679665]; GO_process: GO:0006355 - regulation of transcription, DNA-templated [Evidence IEA]; GO_process: GO:0006366 - transcription from RNA polymerase II promoter [Evidence IDA] [PMID 19818408]; GO_process: GO:0006351 - transcription, DNA-templated [Evidence IEA,IEA]), translating into MDDSDDDYVEFSPGGGDDDDLDFNDNDGISKRTRNRDPSGSTNKKGSPRKGKAVADSKLKGTSGGYAWEDEYHRSWDVVQEDEGGSLAGAVAGLVEESKKKRIVRDTKPLQRGIIRNLILILDFSSAMLEKDLRPNRYKLMINYAIEFVGEFFDQNPISQLGIVAMKDGLAMLVSELDGNPTEHIHKLELCRKQEPTGVPSLQNALEMARGLLYHVPAHCTKEVLLIFGALLSSDPGDIHKTITSLVDDKIRAKVIGLAAQVAVCKELSTRTNYGHSENNYGVVLNEPHFKDLLMETTTPLAVSKMGASVRANMLVEMGFPSRISESEPTLCACHSMLTQGGYLCPRCKSKICSLPTICPCCSLTLILSTHLARSYHHLFPLQSFIEVDATKRAIASHCFSCQLELPHITSLTSPTHRFACVKCNNQFCIDCDVFCHETLHNCPGCESMAHKPKQRPVPLLPRPVQKLKLNFNSASSSASSTPAPEDGISV; encoded by the coding sequence ATGGACGACTCTGACGACGACTATGTCGAGTTTTCTCCCGGAGGtggagatgatgacgatttAGATTTCAATGACAATGATGGTATTTCTAAAAGAACTCGGAATAGAGATCCCAGTGGAAGTACTAATAAAAAAGGTTCACCTAGAAAAGGCAAAGCAGTTGCTGACAGTAAACTGAAGGGAACCAGTGGTGGTTATGCTTGGGAAGATGAATATCATCGAAGTTGGGATGTTGTACAAGAGGATGAGGGGGGTAGTTTAGCAGgggctgttgctggtcttgttgaggaatcaaaaaagaagagaattgTTCGAGATACGAAACCTTTGCAAAGAGGTATCATTAGAAacctgattctgattctcgACTTCAGTTCTGCCATGCTGGAAAAGGATCTACGACCGAATCGATATAAACTAATGATCAATTATGCTATTGAATTTGTTGGAGAGTTTTTCGATCAAAATCCAATTTCTCAGTTAGGAATTGTCGCCATGAAGGACGGTTTAGCAATGTTGGTGTCTGAATTGGATGGCAACCCTACGGAGCATATTCATAAACTGGAACTATGTCGCAAACAAGAGCCCACTGGAGTTCCCTCTTTACAAAATGCATTAGAAATGGCTCGGGGGTTGCTTTATCATGTCCCTGCACATTGTACAAAGGAAGTTCTACTTATATTTGGTGCTCTTCTATCGTCAGATCCTGGAGATATTCACAAAACCATCACTAGTTTGGTCGATGACAAGATCCGAGCAAAGGTCATTGGTCTCGCAGCTCAGGTGGCTGTCTGTAAGGAGTTGAGTACACGAACTAACTACGGCCattctgaaaataattacGGTGTTGTGCTAAATGAACCGCATTTTAAAGATTTGCTGATGGAAACGACCACCCCGCTAGCTGTATCAAAAATGGGAGCTTCGGTGCGGGCAAACATGTTGGTTGAAATGGGGTTCCCTTCACGAATATCAGAATCTGAACCTACTCTCTGTGCCTGTCATTCAATGCTGACCCAGGGAGGGTATCTATGCCCGCGATGCAAATCCAAGATATGCTCGCTACCCACCATTTGTCCCTGCTGTAGTCTGACCCTTATTTTATCCACCCATCTTGCTCGTTCATATCACCATCTCTTTCCACTCCAATCATTTATAGAAGTCGATGCCACGAAACGAGCAATCGCTTCACACTGCTTTTCATGTCAACTTGAGCTGCCCCATATCACCTCTCTCACGTCACCTACCCACCGGTTTGCCTGTGTCAAGTGTAATAACCAATTTTGCATTGATTGCGATGTTTTTTGCCATGAAACATTGCACAATTGCCCTGGGTGCGAATCCATGGCACATAAGCCCAAACAACGCCCTGTTCCCCTGCTTCCCCGGCCGGTTCAAAAACTCAAACTCAACTTCAACAGCGCGTCATCCTCAGCATCTAGTACTCCTGCACCTGAAGATGGGATATCTGTGtag
- the RSC58 gene encoding Rsc58p (Component of the RSC chromatin remodeling complex; RSC functions in transcriptional regulation and elongation, chromosome stability, and establishing sister chromatid cohesion; involved in telomere maintenance; GO_component: GO:0016586 - RSC complex [Evidence IDA] [PMID 12052880]; GO_component: GO:0005634 - nucleus [Evidence IEA,IEA]; GO_function: GO:0015616 - DNA translocase activity [Evidence IDA] [PMID 16455496]; GO_function: GO:0015616 - DNA translocase activity [Evidence IDA] [PMID 17188033]; GO_function: GO:0015616 - DNA translocase activity [Evidence IDA] [PMID 17918861]; GO_process: GO:0000082 - G1/S transition of mitotic cell cycle [Evidence IMP] [PMID 17542652]; GO_process: GO:0016568 - chromatin modification [Evidence IEA]; GO_process: GO:0006338 - chromatin remodeling [Evidence IDA] [PMID 12052880]; GO_process: GO:0006337 - nucleosome disassembly [Evidence IDA] [PMID 16492771]; GO_process: GO:0006355 - regulation of transcription, DNA-templated [Evidence IEA]; GO_process: GO:0006368 - transcription elongation from RNA polymerase II promoter [Evidence IDA] [PMID 17081996]; GO_process: GO:0006351 - transcription, DNA-templated [Evidence IEA]) → MAVLQQHRQQQQLKLEREIIELREKNAVDKKKEAVAKLKELFEDLRVIANSSGVLSEEIIRASIVPVENLQPGAHEKLLERRQEKEKDDDESHGTDNDEQVEEDTENLSSVDKKLESGKYKDDVYALYHDIKLATIANLIKYPIGSEKYTQINDFFKFLSDCMFREAVRLGLLEEYKGEHEAESKEQAESEETTMNRGVTTRRSAAGLGTEKPAATDGTNGTNVKLEANGRLKTNKKKLTQEEYYAEERDRFESDIFNGFKKIFSDVMEFYGEAYYIMGQQGPMFSSLTGKAAIDPRETVTRGLFNTVQVLPPTKVQTGPYHLMYVSPPVATRIPHPSLPPSEILQFYVHPTNAPLPSTRWLKYDSYSSFAPSSDDFATVLKRGSSAAVWLDKVGLPIAEEAAAKREQDEYDNESNPEDDEDEDEEDEDDQAQQAEEDSDVEMKDTGSDLAGDSVNKSVVQTTEAAVKTESAISPSTSDIVNREASPGSSPALTVDDGINLLHVLEWSPASFVDDDEIEAAANGTQVELVSWLLLELQDMQRTRLAREDTSAFMIPERERRLALKIQNILSRLIGETNPKDLDLSLSHLLPILQTNYAGTLPGPPEPKTSQAGRSTTRTPSRQTRTKR, encoded by the coding sequence ATGGCGGTGCTTCAGCAACATaggcaacagcaacagctaaAGTTGGAGAGAGAAATAATAGAACTACGAGAAAAAAACGCTGtcgacaagaagaaagaagcagtagcaaaACTGAAAGAATTGTTTGAAGACTTACGCGTGATAGCCAACAGTAGTGGAGTATTGTCTGAGGAGATTATCCGTGCTTCTATAGTACCAGTTGAGAACTTACAGCCAGGAGCTCACGAGAAGCTTCTTGAACGGAGGCaggaaaaggaaaaagatgacgacgagtcTCATGGCACCGATAATGATGAACAAGTGGAAGAAGACACTGAAAATCTGAGTTCGGTTGATAAGAAACTGGAATCTGGGAAATACAAAGACGACGTGTACGCTCTCTACCACGATATCAAACTTGCAACAATTGCTAATCTCATAAAATATCCTATTGGCAGCGAAAAGTACACTCAAATTAACGACTTTTTCAAGTTTCTATCTGACTGTATGTTCCGTGAAGCAGTACGACTGGGTCTTCTTGAAGAGTACAAGGGTGAGCATGAAGCTGAAAGCAAAGAACAAGCCGAATCTGAGGAAACTACCATGAATAGAGGTGTGACCACAAGACGGTCGGCTGCGGGTCTGGGTACTGAGAAGCCGGCAGCGACAGATGGAACAAATGGAACAAATGTAAAATTGGAAGCAAATGGCCGATTGAAAACGAATAAAAAGAAGCTTACTCAAGAGGAGTATTATGCAGAAGAAAGAGATCGCTTTGAAAGCGATATTTTTAATGGATTCAAGAAGATTTTTTCGGATGTGATGGAGTTCTACGGAGAAGCATACTACATCATGGGCCAGCAAGGGCCGATGTTTTCGTCGTTAACCGGCAAAGCTGCCATCGACCCTCGAGAAACAGTAACCAGAGGACTGTTTAACACTGTACAAGTATTACCACCTACCAAAGTACAAACCGGACCGTATCATTTGATGTATgtatcaccaccagtagcGACACGCATTCCGCATCCCTCATTACCTCCTTCGGAAATATTACAATTTTATGTTCATCCTACTAATGCTCCATTACCCTCAACTAGATGGCTGAAATACGACTCATACTCATCATTTGCTCCTAGTAGTGACGATTTTGCAACTGTATTAAAGCGAGGCTCATCCGCCGCTGTGTGGTTGGACAAGGTAGGACTTCCTATagccgaagaagcagctgccaaGAGAGAACAGGACGAGTACGACAACGAAAGCAATCccgaagatgatgaagatgaggatgaagaagacgaagacgatcAGGCACAACAAGCGGAGGAAGATAGCGATGTGGAGATGAAAGATACTGGCTCTGATTTGGCAGGTGATTCTGTCAATAAATCTGTTGTACAGACTACCGAAGCTGCTGTGAAGACGGAAAGCGCAATCAGTCCATCGACGTCAGATATAGTCAACAGAGAGGCTTCTCCTGGATCAAGTCCAGCATTGACCGTGGATGATGGTATCAATCTGCTACATGTACTAGAATGGTCACCGGCTAGTTTtgttgatgacgatgagatAGAGGCAGCTGCCAATGGAACGCAGGTCGAGCTAGTCAGCTGGCTTTTGCTAGAGTTACAGGACATGCAGAGAACGAGATTAGCCAGAGAAGATACTTCAGCGTTCATGATTCCTGAAAGGGAACGTCGACTGGCACTCAAAATCCAGAATATTCTTTCCCGTTTAATAGGTGAAACAAATCCCAAAGATCTTGATCTATCGCTTTCGCATCTACTCCCGATCTTACAGACAAACTACGCAGGAACTCTGCCAGGTCCACCGGAACCAAAAACCTCACAGGCGGGCAGATCGACTACCCGTACTCCTTCACGCCAGACACGCACTAAACGCTAA